The Nocardioides campestrisoli genome includes a window with the following:
- a CDS encoding glycosyltransferase, whose protein sequence is MIETSPVPTVSVVIPVRDDAVELAVCLRLLAAQEVPPLEVVVVDNGSCDDSAAVARAAGARVVPEPRVGIPTAAATGYDAARGEVIARLDADSRPDPDWVAQVARATTDPRVDAVTGTGSFHDLPPGVRQLATWVYLGAYFALTHLALGHPPLWGSSMAVRRSSWERVRDQVHTTADVHDDLDLAFVLGPTSVIRVVPALRVRVSGRSVRGLGQLRRRMARAVTTLRLNWAVSPPWERWQARLSAGRSRSSAG, encoded by the coding sequence GTGATCGAGACGTCCCCGGTGCCCACCGTCTCGGTGGTGATCCCGGTCCGCGACGACGCGGTCGAGCTCGCCGTCTGCCTGCGTCTGCTCGCCGCGCAGGAGGTCCCGCCGCTGGAGGTGGTGGTGGTCGACAACGGCTCCTGCGACGACTCGGCGGCGGTGGCCCGGGCCGCCGGGGCCCGGGTGGTGCCCGAGCCGCGGGTCGGCATCCCCACGGCCGCCGCGACCGGGTACGACGCGGCGCGCGGCGAGGTGATCGCCCGCCTGGACGCCGACTCCCGGCCGGACCCGGACTGGGTCGCCCAGGTGGCTCGAGCCACCACCGACCCGCGGGTCGACGCGGTCACCGGCACCGGCTCCTTCCACGACCTGCCACCGGGAGTGCGCCAGCTGGCGACCTGGGTCTACCTCGGCGCGTACTTCGCGCTTACCCACCTGGCGCTCGGCCACCCGCCGCTGTGGGGGTCGAGCATGGCGGTGCGGCGCAGCAGCTGGGAGCGGGTCCGCGACCAGGTGCACACCACCGCCGACGTGCACGACGACCTCGACCTTGCGTTCGTCCTGGGCCCGACCTCGGTGATCCGGGTGGTGCCCGCGCTGCGGGTACGGGTCTCCGGCCGGTCGGTGCGCGGGCTGGGCCAGCTGCGTCGCCGGATGGCGCGGGCGGTCACCACCCTGCGCCTCAACTGGGCCGTCAGTCCTCCCTGGGAGCGCTGGCAGGCACGCCTCAGCGCAGGGCGATCCAGATCATCAGCTGGGTGA
- a CDS encoding prenyltransferase, translated as MSAGMSPDLSPGVGTGAESGRSPGVVGRAGQLLASSRPLSWVNTAFPFGAAYLLAGGSLDAAFWVGVAYFLVPYNLLMYGVNDVFDYESDLRNPRKGGVEGVVLDRGLHGATLWAAGLSNVPFLVALLLWGSPTSALVLGVSVFAVVAYSAPRLRFKERPFLDSLTSSTHFVSPAAFGLALAAARGAEVSLDRTVLAALAGFFAWGVASHAFGAVQDVTADRAGGIGSIGTVMGARTTTWFALGAYLLGGALLLFLPWPGTLAAALVLPYVANVAPYLSITDEDCERANAGWRRFLWLNFLTGFLVTQLMIWIALR; from the coding sequence GTGAGCGCCGGCATGAGCCCGGACCTGAGCCCTGGCGTGGGCACCGGCGCCGAGAGCGGCCGGTCGCCCGGCGTCGTAGGCCGGGCCGGCCAGCTCCTCGCCTCCTCCCGCCCGCTCTCCTGGGTCAACACGGCGTTCCCCTTCGGGGCGGCGTACCTGCTGGCCGGCGGGAGCCTGGACGCGGCGTTCTGGGTCGGCGTCGCCTACTTCCTGGTGCCCTACAACCTGCTGATGTACGGCGTGAACGACGTCTTCGACTACGAGTCCGACCTGCGCAACCCGCGCAAGGGCGGCGTCGAGGGCGTGGTGCTCGACCGCGGCCTGCACGGGGCGACCCTGTGGGCGGCCGGGCTCTCCAACGTGCCGTTCCTGGTGGCGCTGCTGCTCTGGGGCTCCCCGACCTCGGCGCTGGTGCTCGGGGTGAGCGTCTTCGCGGTGGTCGCCTACTCCGCCCCTCGGCTGCGGTTCAAGGAGCGGCCGTTCCTGGACTCGCTGACCTCCAGCACCCACTTCGTCAGCCCGGCCGCGTTCGGCCTGGCGCTGGCGGCGGCCCGCGGTGCGGAGGTCTCGCTGGACCGCACCGTGCTCGCCGCCCTGGCCGGGTTCTTCGCCTGGGGGGTCGCCTCGCACGCCTTCGGCGCGGTGCAGGACGTGACCGCGGACCGGGCCGGCGGCATCGGCTCGATCGGCACCGTGATGGGCGCCCGGACCACCACCTGGTTCGCTCTCGGCGCCTACCTGCTGGGCGGGGCGCTGCTGCTCTTCCTGCCCTGGCCCGGCACGCTGGCCGCGGCCCTGGTGCTGCCGTACGTCGCCAACGTGGCGCCGTACCTGTCGATCACCGACGAGGACTGCGAGCGGGCCAACGCCGGCTGGCGGCGGTTCCTCTGGCTCAACTTCCTCACCGGCTTCCTGGTCACCCAGCTGATGATCTGGATCGCCCTGCGCTGA
- a CDS encoding lycopene cyclase domain-containing protein: MTYLALAALFLLGSVVLLVAATVLRRPDRRWWAATGLTALSLVALTAVFDSVMIAADLFRFDESALAGVHVGLAPIEDFAWPLAAVAVVPSVVLLLTGRSRRADAPEGVAPDTVDPVEREIR; encoded by the coding sequence ATGACCTACCTGGCGCTCGCCGCCCTCTTCCTGCTCGGCTCGGTCGTGCTCCTGGTGGCCGCCACCGTCCTGCGCCGGCCCGACCGGCGGTGGTGGGCCGCCACCGGGCTGACCGCCCTGTCGCTGGTCGCGCTCACCGCGGTCTTCGACTCGGTGATGATCGCCGCCGACCTCTTCCGGTTCGACGAGAGCGCCCTGGCCGGGGTGCACGTCGGGCTGGCCCCGATCGAGGACTTCGCCTGGCCGCTGGCCGCGGTCGCCGTGGTGCCGTCGGTGGTCCTGCTGCTGACCGGCCGGTCCCGGCGCGCCGACGCCCCGGAGGGCGTGGCGCCGGACACCGTCGACCCGGTCGAGCGGGAGATCCGGTGA
- a CDS encoding lycopene cyclase domain-containing protein, with protein MSLLYLGFVLVSTLCMGLVDHRWKLFLFDRPKVALAAVGVGFVLFVVWDLVAIELAHYSKGDSPAMTGIEVAPELPVEELFFIVFLSYLTGVLHGLFRLLLDRDRRTA; from the coding sequence GTGAGCCTGCTCTACCTCGGCTTCGTCCTGGTCTCCACGCTCTGCATGGGACTGGTCGACCACCGCTGGAAGCTCTTCCTCTTCGACCGGCCCAAGGTCGCGCTGGCCGCCGTGGGGGTCGGGTTCGTGCTCTTCGTGGTCTGGGACCTGGTGGCGATCGAGCTCGCGCACTACAGCAAGGGCGACTCGCCGGCGATGACGGGCATCGAGGTGGCCCCCGAGCTGCCGGTCGAGGAGCTCTTCTTCATCGTCTTCCTCAGCTATCTCACCGGAGTGCTGCACGGGCTGTTCCGGCTGCTCCTGGACCGTGACCGGAGGACCGCATGA
- the crtI gene encoding phytoene desaturase family protein → MSRPGSVAVIGGGISGLATAALLAADGWSVDLLEQRDQVGGRAGSWDQDGFRFDTGPSWYLMPEVFDHFFRLLGSSAADELDLEVLDPGYRVFFEGYDEPLQVRRDRAANVALFDSVEPGAGQALADYLDSAADTYRMAVDHFLYTSFESPRSLLNPDVARRAPSLLRLLGRSLESHVAARFTDPRLRQVLGYPAVFLGSSPARTPSMYHLMSSMDLADGVLYPQGGFSRLIEAIADLAVERGVRIRTGATVTSIDTASTDPAPTRSGRVRRALPGAAKARVTGVGYRDADGVEQHLRADVVVGAADLHHLETELLPPELQTYPESWWRRRDPGPGAVLVYLGVEGALPQLEHHTMFFTSDWGRNFGDVLGRPGRVPDPASSYVCRPSATDPSVAPAGNENLFVLVPVPADTGLGRGGVDGGGDPEVEKVADAAIAQIADWAQVPDLAERIVVRRTVGPGDFAADLNAWSGGMLGPGHTLRQSAFLRARNASRRVEGLLYAGSSTIPGIGLPMCLISAELVLKRLRGDRSSGRTAEPRPGRAAG, encoded by the coding sequence GTGAGCCGGCCGGGCAGCGTCGCCGTCATCGGCGGCGGGATCTCCGGACTGGCGACCGCCGCACTGCTCGCCGCCGACGGCTGGAGCGTCGACCTGCTCGAGCAGCGCGACCAGGTGGGTGGGCGAGCCGGCAGCTGGGACCAGGACGGCTTCCGGTTCGACACCGGCCCGTCGTGGTACCTGATGCCCGAGGTCTTCGACCACTTCTTCCGGCTGCTCGGCTCCAGCGCCGCCGACGAGCTCGACCTCGAGGTGCTCGACCCCGGCTACCGGGTCTTCTTCGAGGGGTACGACGAGCCGCTGCAGGTGCGCCGCGACCGGGCCGCCAACGTGGCGCTCTTCGACTCCGTCGAGCCCGGCGCCGGCCAGGCGCTGGCGGACTACCTCGACTCTGCGGCGGACACCTACCGGATGGCCGTCGACCACTTCCTCTACACCAGCTTCGAGTCGCCCCGCAGCCTGCTCAACCCCGACGTGGCGCGCCGCGCCCCGAGCCTGCTGCGACTGCTGGGCCGCTCCCTGGAGTCGCACGTCGCCGCCCGGTTCACCGACCCGCGGTTGCGCCAGGTGCTGGGGTACCCGGCGGTCTTCCTCGGCTCGTCGCCGGCGCGCACGCCCTCGATGTACCACCTGATGAGCTCGATGGACCTGGCCGACGGGGTGCTCTACCCCCAGGGCGGCTTCAGCCGGCTGATCGAGGCGATCGCCGACCTCGCCGTGGAGCGCGGGGTGCGGATCCGTACCGGCGCGACGGTCACCTCGATCGACACCGCGTCCACCGATCCCGCGCCGACGAGGTCAGGCCGGGTGCGTCGCGCCCTCCCCGGGGCGGCCAAGGCCCGGGTCACCGGGGTCGGCTACCGCGACGCCGACGGGGTCGAGCAGCACCTGCGGGCCGACGTGGTCGTCGGCGCCGCCGACCTGCACCACCTGGAGACCGAGCTGCTCCCGCCCGAGCTGCAGACCTACCCCGAGTCCTGGTGGCGCCGACGCGACCCCGGACCCGGCGCCGTCCTGGTCTACCTCGGCGTCGAGGGGGCCCTCCCCCAGCTCGAGCACCACACCATGTTCTTCACCAGCGACTGGGGCAGGAACTTCGGCGACGTCCTGGGCCGCCCCGGGCGGGTGCCGGACCCCGCGTCGTCCTACGTGTGCCGCCCCTCGGCCACCGACCCGTCGGTGGCTCCGGCAGGCAACGAGAACCTGTTCGTGCTGGTGCCCGTGCCGGCCGACACCGGGCTCGGCCGCGGCGGGGTGGACGGCGGTGGCGATCCCGAGGTGGAGAAGGTCGCCGACGCCGCGATCGCGCAGATCGCCGACTGGGCGCAGGTGCCTGACTTGGCCGAGCGGATCGTCGTACGCCGTACCGTCGGCCCGGGTGACTTCGCCGCCGACCTCAATGCCTGGTCCGGCGGGATGCTCGGCCCCGGCCACACCCTGCGACAGAGCGCGTTCCTGCGCGCCCGCAACGCCTCGCGCCGGGTCGAGGGCCTGCTCTACGCCGGGTCCAGCACGATCCCGGGCATCGGCCTGCCGATGTGCCTGATCAGCGCCGAGCTGGTGCTCAAGCGGCTGCGCGGAGACCGGAGCTCCGGGCGCACCGCCGAGCCGCGACCGGGGCGGGCGGCCGGGTGA